In one window of Lewinella sp. 4G2 DNA:
- a CDS encoding sensor histidine kinase KdpD has product MQENVLRRVITLGVIAILGIVGMQSYWVITTWDLNDTEFSQKAKLALIGVARQIAAANNADLPTAGIIRQQSSNYFIVNIESEIDAFQLEDLMEQELIRLGLDVPFEYAIFDCTSDQMAYGAVCQAPGGDKKMDLDLTGSYLPPDKELLYYFGVKFPTRTGYIWKKMQLVLFLSLILALTVAFFIYSVIVIIRQRRLATMQKDFIDNMTHEFKTPLSTIRIAAGVFLRDDYVSHDKRLSRYAQLIHQQYERLNGQVEKVLNISRIEKGNFEIKQERVDLQDLLPDLLNSTRARTEELNGSLRTDFPDTPLPVMADPLHLSNILHNLLDNAVKYSGNTPELTVAGHRESNHLTVSVTDRGPGIAPEHQANLFEKFYRIPTGDVHDVKGFGLGLFYVAQICKAHGWPIDVKSTLGKGTTFSIQFPLLPVLETIPA; this is encoded by the coding sequence ATGCAAGAAAACGTATTACGCCGCGTCATTACCCTGGGGGTGATTGCCATCCTCGGCATCGTCGGGATGCAGTCCTACTGGGTGATCACTACCTGGGATCTGAACGATACGGAGTTCAGCCAAAAAGCCAAACTGGCCCTGATCGGTGTGGCCCGGCAAATCGCGGCGGCCAATAATGCGGACTTACCAACGGCGGGGATTATCCGTCAGCAATCAAGCAACTACTTCATCGTCAACATCGAGAGCGAGATCGACGCCTTCCAGTTGGAGGACCTAATGGAGCAGGAACTCATCCGGCTGGGGCTGGACGTCCCCTTCGAGTACGCCATCTTTGATTGTACCTCCGACCAGATGGCCTACGGAGCCGTCTGCCAGGCCCCCGGTGGCGATAAAAAAATGGACCTGGACCTCACGGGGAGCTACCTGCCCCCGGATAAGGAACTGCTCTACTACTTCGGAGTGAAGTTTCCTACCCGGACGGGGTACATCTGGAAGAAGATGCAATTGGTCCTCTTCCTCTCGCTCATCCTTGCCCTGACGGTGGCCTTTTTTATCTATTCCGTGATTGTGATCATCCGCCAGCGCCGCCTGGCAACGATGCAAAAGGATTTCATCGATAACATGACCCACGAGTTCAAGACGCCGCTTTCCACCATCCGGATTGCGGCCGGGGTCTTCTTGCGGGACGACTACGTGAGCCACGATAAACGCCTTTCCCGCTACGCGCAGTTAATCCACCAGCAGTACGAACGGCTCAACGGTCAGGTCGAGAAAGTGCTCAACATTTCCCGCATTGAAAAAGGCAACTTTGAGATCAAGCAAGAAAGGGTAGATCTCCAGGATCTCCTGCCCGACCTCCTCAACAGTACGCGGGCCCGCACGGAAGAACTTAACGGCAGCCTCCGCACGGATTTCCCCGACACTCCCCTACCCGTAATGGCGGACCCACTCCACCTGTCGAACATCCTCCATAACTTGTTGGACAATGCGGTTAAGTACAGTGGTAATACGCCTGAATTAACGGTTGCCGGCCACCGGGAAAGCAACCACTTGACGGTATCCGTAACCGACCGTGGCCCCGGGATTGCGCCCGAACACCAGGCTAACCTTTTCGAAAAGTTCTACCGCATCCCTACGGGAGACGTTCACGACGTTAAAGGCTTTGGCCTGGGGTTGTTCTACGTTGCTCAGATCTGTAAAGCCCACGGTTGGCCCATCGACGTAAAGAGCACCCTGGGTAAGGGGACAACTTTCAGCATTCAATTTCCCCTCTTGCCCGTTTTAGAAACCATACCCGCATGA
- a CDS encoding response regulator transcription factor: MNSASQSTTSTDVARAHLFYVEDDESLSFVTRDNLEFSNFRVTHCATGDEALEKINAVSFDYDLCLLDVMLPGVDGFELAERIRARNQDIPIIFLTAKSLKDDRLRGLRLGADDYITKPFSIEELILKVEVFLRRNRVRPASPAYDPKQIGDYHFALDKLQLTYKDEEPRRLTRREAELLQYLSTRRDQVSERGDILEKIWGENDYFLGRSLDVFISRLRKYLKQDERIAIENIHGVGFTLTVK, from the coding sequence ATGAATTCCGCAAGCCAATCCACCACGAGTACCGACGTTGCCCGCGCTCATCTTTTCTACGTAGAGGATGATGAAAGCCTCAGTTTCGTAACGAGGGACAATTTGGAGTTCAGCAACTTCCGGGTGACGCACTGCGCAACGGGTGATGAAGCGTTGGAAAAAATCAACGCGGTAAGCTTTGATTACGATCTCTGCCTATTGGACGTCATGCTGCCGGGTGTGGATGGTTTTGAGTTGGCCGAACGAATCCGGGCACGTAATCAGGACATTCCCATCATCTTCCTTACCGCAAAGAGTCTGAAGGATGATCGCTTGCGTGGTTTGCGGTTGGGAGCGGATGATTACATCACCAAACCCTTTAGCATTGAGGAATTGATCCTTAAGGTGGAGGTATTTCTGCGCCGTAACCGCGTTCGCCCCGCCAGCCCCGCTTACGACCCCAAGCAGATTGGGGACTATCACTTTGCCCTCGATAAGCTTCAGCTGACGTACAAAGACGAAGAACCCCGCCGCCTCACCCGCCGGGAGGCGGAATTACTGCAGTACCTCTCTACGCGTCGGGATCAAGTCAGTGAACGTGGAGACATCTTGGAGAAGATTTGGGGAGAGAATGACTATTTCCTCGGTCGTTCGCTGGATGTATTCATCAGCCGCTTACGTAAATACCTTAAGCAGGACGAGCGGATCGCCATTGAGAATATTCACGGGGTAGGGTTCACCCTGACGGTTAAGTAG